In Fibrobacter sp., a single window of DNA contains:
- a CDS encoding TIGR02147 family protein: MPEVLEYLEYREFLRDWFVETKKDNPFTSYRYLGQKTGVDPAWLVRVFQKEGHLNESTLPVFIRLCGLDDRRAEYFKTLYRFNKTKAKQALSELYYRLMELRSLETRVLSTPELSYFGSWACAALRALIGITKDTSDISKLGSNLTPAISQDEARNALGVMKQLGLVVPDGNGGWNITDQIISTGGEVKSSAVRDFHRHTMELALESLDRHKPEDRDISSVVFTADESDLPEIRHRIEEFRRGLLQFARKSERADRVYALNIAMFPLSNKVDDPCTGSEPPKKGE, translated from the coding sequence ATGCCTGAAGTATTAGAATACCTAGAATACCGCGAATTTTTGAGGGATTGGTTTGTCGAAACAAAGAAGGACAACCCTTTTACCTCATACCGTTACCTTGGACAAAAAACCGGCGTTGACCCCGCCTGGCTGGTCCGCGTATTCCAGAAGGAAGGCCATCTGAACGAAAGCACCCTGCCGGTGTTCATTCGCCTTTGCGGCTTGGACGACCGTCGCGCCGAATACTTCAAGACCCTTTACCGTTTTAACAAGACCAAGGCAAAGCAGGCTCTTTCCGAGCTGTACTACCGCCTTATGGAACTGCGCTCCCTGGAAACCCGCGTGCTTTCTACACCGGAACTTTCCTACTTCGGAAGCTGGGCCTGCGCAGCCCTTCGCGCCCTCATCGGCATTACCAAGGACACCAGCGACATTAGCAAGCTGGGTTCCAACCTGACTCCCGCCATCTCCCAGGATGAGGCCCGCAACGCCCTTGGCGTCATGAAGCAGCTGGGCCTTGTGGTTCCCGACGGCAACGGCGGTTGGAACATCACCGACCAGATCATCAGCACCGGCGGCGAAGTCAAGAGCTCTGCCGTCCGCGATTTCCATAGGCATACCATGGAACTGGCTTTGGAATCCTTGGACCGCCACAAGCCCGAGGATCGTGACATTTCCAGCGTGGTGTTTACCGCCGACGAATCCGACTTGCCGGAAATTCGCCACCGTATCGAAGAATTTCGTCGTGGTTTGCTGCAATTTGCCCGCAAGAGCGAACGCGCCGACCGCGTCTACGCGCTAAATATCGCCATGTTCCCCCTCTCCAACAAGGTGGATGACCCCTGTACAGGTTCTGAACCGCCTAAAAAGGGGGAATGA
- a CDS encoding AAA family ATPase: MNFIESENFNEFYDALKDLRGINSIDKHLLNLLFEIQPDMDLPTQKFLALCFSLLGDGNTRLPLDENLFNEMWIRKWQGLVQLNISTSETEVSESDFPKAEDFGNIVTAGATQLLNMDFPEITENRSCNEPLDTDEYSKPFIITTGEISYLYFAKHFNAKCYIEKAAAQLFKNGSTPSDESIQECIQEISKIRKPIKGKPFLINNQQATAILRGLTENLIITGGPGTGKTTVVLYILWKLLQSNSEMLDWTIYLAAPSGKAADRMRESLSDGLSAIEDSFKESESGARIFKKLKDLESSTIHRLLKFSREKGDFHYNKDEQFSKNSIFVIDEASMIDIEMFAALLQAIPEGARIFILGDPYQLPSVDSGAVLGEILKAKNSTRNFTVKLEISNRFTDDSLIGRLAHEIKTVAETKDELKFRPHNFLLHPSLSTEGDTMSYASTSNVKTKDLVSYYRLEPESEIKTPKKLEEKRVEKIVNDWVQNFKRLSELAEKIHPNVTTGETEIRDELWELSLTQRMLSAERRGARGVENLNKKACSKLHSLWKKSHQENDSQSAGTLTTQAIQDSGYFPGQFLIITQNQEMYKLYNGDTGIVVFDEHTPYLMLKKAPPQDSNIVRDNYVFYPLAVLPEDAIESAFAITIHKSQGSEYKHVTMFLPKQKGHPLLTNQILYTGVTRAKESVTIIASPETFKAACCTVTERETGIEL; the protein is encoded by the coding sequence ATGGATTTGCCGACCCAGAAATTTCTGGCGCTGTGTTTTTCTCTGCTCGGAGATGGCAACACACGTCTGCCTCTTGATGAAAATCTGTTTAATGAGATGTGGATCCGAAAATGGCAAGGTCTTGTCCAGCTGAACATCAGTACGTCAGAAACAGAAGTCAGCGAATCTGATTTTCCGAAAGCAGAAGATTTCGGAAACATCGTTACAGCAGGCGCCACGCAACTTCTGAACATGGACTTTCCTGAAATTACGGAAAACCGATCCTGCAATGAGCCCTTGGATACTGATGAATATTCCAAGCCGTTCATCATTACTACAGGAGAAATTTCCTACCTGTATTTCGCCAAGCATTTCAATGCAAAATGCTACATCGAAAAGGCGGCAGCCCAGCTGTTCAAAAATGGATCCACCCCCAGCGACGAATCCATTCAGGAATGCATCCAAGAAATTTCCAAAATTCGCAAGCCTATTAAGGGAAAACCATTCCTAATCAACAACCAGCAAGCAACCGCCATCCTTCGCGGCCTTACAGAAAACTTGATTATTACAGGTGGACCAGGCACTGGCAAAACCACCGTTGTGCTGTACATCCTTTGGAAGCTGCTGCAATCTAACAGCGAAATGCTGGACTGGACAATTTACTTGGCGGCTCCCAGCGGCAAGGCCGCAGACCGCATGCGAGAAAGTCTTTCCGATGGACTTTCAGCCATTGAAGATTCCTTCAAGGAAAGTGAAAGCGGCGCACGCATTTTCAAAAAATTGAAAGACCTTGAAAGCAGCACCATTCATCGCCTACTGAAATTCTCCCGAGAAAAAGGAGACTTCCATTATAATAAAGATGAACAATTCTCCAAAAACTCCATCTTTGTTATTGATGAAGCCAGCATGATCGACATCGAAATGTTTGCAGCCCTTCTGCAGGCAATTCCCGAAGGCGCCCGTATTTTCATTCTGGGTGATCCGTACCAATTGCCGTCCGTAGATTCCGGCGCAGTCCTTGGAGAAATTCTCAAGGCAAAAAACAGTACCCGCAATTTTACCGTAAAGTTGGAAATTTCCAACCGCTTTACAGACGATTCCCTCATCGGACGCCTAGCTCACGAAATCAAGACTGTAGCAGAAACGAAAGACGAGCTCAAGTTCAGGCCACACAACTTTCTGTTGCACCCGTCCCTCAGCACCGAAGGCGACACCATGTCATACGCATCGACATCCAACGTAAAAACAAAGGATCTCGTATCGTATTACCGACTGGAACCGGAAAGCGAAATCAAGACTCCAAAGAAACTTGAAGAAAAGCGTGTGGAAAAAATCGTCAACGATTGGGTTCAGAATTTTAAAAGGCTGTCCGAACTGGCTGAAAAAATACACCCCAATGTAACAACGGGTGAAACGGAAATTCGCGATGAGCTTTGGGAGTTGAGTCTTACCCAGAGAATGCTTTCTGCGGAACGCCGAGGCGCCCGTGGTGTAGAAAACCTGAACAAGAAGGCATGCAGTAAACTCCACAGCCTTTGGAAAAAATCCCACCAAGAAAATGATTCTCAATCTGCAGGGACACTCACCACCCAAGCAATTCAAGATTCCGGTTATTTCCCGGGTCAGTTCCTGATTATTACCCAAAATCAGGAAATGTACAAGCTGTACAACGGCGACACAGGCATTGTGGTCTTCGACGAACACACTCCCTACTTGATGCTAAAAAAGGCTCCCCCACAAGACAGCAATATTGTCCGAGACAACTATGTGTTCTATCCTCTGGCTGTTTTACCGGAGGACGCCATCGAAAGCGCCTTTGCCATTACCATTCACAAGTCCCAGGGTTCCGAGTATAAGCACGTGACCATGTTTTTGCCCAAGCAAAAGGGTCACCCCTTGCTCACCAATCAAATCCTTTATACCGGAGTCACCCGTGCAAAGGAATCGGTAACAATCATAGCCTCTCCCGAGACTTTCAAGGCTGCCTGCTGTACTGTCACCGAGCGCGAAACAGGTATAGAGCTATAA